Proteins encoded by one window of Nasonia vitripennis strain AsymCx chromosome 5, Nvit_psr_1.1, whole genome shotgun sequence:
- the LOC100123800 gene encoding liprin-alpha-1 isoform X26, with amino-acid sequence MWNMMCDVMPTIVEDSISQRSSQFSGEDANFEHLMVSVLDERDKLMDSLRESQERLQEAESRLQELEKERDALNRQLDANIPQEFSQLTKELTTARESILEKEEEISELKAERNNTRLLLEHLECLVSRHERSLRMTVVKRQAAAQSGVSSEVEVLKALKSLFEHHKALDEKVRERLRVALERNTSLEEELAHTKEELQQYKVSGHAPKSLDDRPKENGQAEDSNQQQQQQQQNKSVELSTWQRRVAEMSSRVAELEETLSKTQKDFLKAQDANVKLQRDLRENLAQKEDQEQRIATLEKRSLNAQREAISLHDLKEKLEQELQHKTAQLKFQEEKIAALQAKLELTEQELQQFAKLPEMEEQLKQRMEALTQVRRPNQQAQERHGSAEDRIQRLETQLEEKTAEVIRLNQRLKMNEEHNTRLSSTVDKLLSESNERLQVHLKERMHALEEKNALTQELEKMRKVAEDLQNEKAEIMKELGKARLEIDNVKRQMLQQEIAFNIQQTDALTRSLSPNAVDPGSFSRSASHSSFDTHSLPRRAAKRMEEESKRYTESFGMSPPDHIALGYIARTLAEQEWEKLQQAHVLANVQQAFDVSSDAEGDGDNESLLSCAADVMSPTGHTDAQALALMLQEQLDAINNEIRLIQEEKQSTEARAEELESRVGSLEHMNLLARGRSLERASPPLSGRSTPKSHHSPNRDYLHKYHTAPASMSPAHLHQYAASLASPGQLSESLPASQLQLSGEELHSVSERDSTGGMGSGGSEAASPLTARSLRLERVVQQLTNSQEELRRRANQSGFPSGGYSMHRHGQPNNGALNSGTPSPLSSRHSSQDSLHKNNLACGLPLGQFAGSHQFHMQATMSPATAAAVAAAQKKKGIKSSLGRFFSKKEKIKGKDMSMPGDMGMGVSTPDPDYGEIAAGSVAGTLCNKGDFDRRKKKSMLDTSRHELLTEAMKAGTPFALWNGPTIVAWLELWVGMPAWYVAACRANVKSGAIMSALSDTEIQREIGISNPLHRLKLRLAIQEMVSLTSPSAPKTSRSTLAFGDMNHEWIGNVWLPSLGLPQYRSTFMECLVDARMLDHLTKKDLRGQLRMVDNFHRTSLQYGISCLKRLNYDRQQLEDRRRMAEGANVDVLVWSNDRCIRWIQSIGLKEYANSLLESGVHGALIALDESFDANSFALQLQIPTQNIQARQVLEMEFANLLTVGTERRLDETNSMKS; translated from the exons GAATTCTCTCAGCTGACGAAAGAACTGACGACAGCCCGAGAAAGCATCCtcgagaaggaggaggagatcTCGGAGCTCAAGGCTGAGCGCAACAACACGAGG CTCCTGCTGGAACACCTGGAATGCCTGGTATCGAGGCACGAGAGATCGCTGAGGATGACCGTGGTGAAACGTCAGGCAGCCGCGCAATCGGGAGTCTCCTCCGAAGTCGAAGTGCTCAAAGCCCTCAAGAGCCTCTTTGAGCATCACAAAGCTTTGGACGAGAAG GTGCGCGAAAGATTGCGCGTCGCTCTCGAGAGGAACACGAGTCTGGAGGAGGAACTCGCCCATACCAAAGAAGAG CTTCAGCAGTACAAGGTGAGCGGCCATGCGCCGAAATCCCTGGACGATCGACCTAAGGAAAACGGCCAGGCGGAAGACAGCaaccaacagcagcagcaacagcagcagaatAAG AGCGTAGAGCTGAGCACATGGCAACGTCGAGTAGCAGAAATGAGCAGCCGAGTGGCCGAGCTCGAGGAGACGCTGTCCAAGACGCAGAAGGACTTCCTCAAGGCACAAGACGCAAATGTCAAGCTGCAACGCGACCTGCGCGAAAATCTCGCCCAAAAAGAGGACCAAGAGCAGAGGATAGCTACCCTCGAGAAGCGCTCTCTCAACGCACAGCGCGAGGCCATCAGTCTCCATGACCTCAAAGAGAAGCTCGAGCAGGAATTACAGCACAAGACGGCTCAGCTCAAG TTCCAAGAGGAGAAAATAGCAGCTCTTCAGGCGAAACTGGAGCTCACCGAGCAAGAGCTGCAGCAGTTCGCCAAACTGCCCGAGATGGAAGAGCAGCTGAAGCAGAGGATGGAGGCTCTGACGCAGGTGAGGAGGCCCAACCAG CAGGCTCAAGAGAGACACGGAAGTGCGGAGGACCGAATCCAGAGGCTGGAGACGCAGCTGGAGGAGAAGACTGCCGAGGTCATCCGGCTCAATCAGAGACTAAAGATGAACGAGGAACACAACACTAGGCTCAGCTCGACCGTCGATAAACTTCTTTCCG AATCCAACGAGAGGTTACAAGTCCATCTGAAGGAGCGCATGCACGCATTGGAGGAGAAGAACGCTCTGACGCAGGAGCTGGAGAAGATGCGCAAGGTCGCGGAGGACCTGCAGAACGAGAAGGCCGAGATAATGAAGGAGTTGGGCAAGGCGCGACTCGAGATCGACAACGTCAAGCGCCAGATGCTCCAACAAGAGATCGCCTTCAACATCCAGCAGACTGACGCATTGACGAGAAGCCTCTCACCCAATGCCGTCGATCCGGGCTCGTTCTCGCGTAGTGCCAGCCACAGCAGCTTCGACACGCACTCGTTGCCTCGACGGGCCGCCAAAAGGATGGAAGAAGAGTCCAAG CGGTATACCGAAAGCTTTGGAATGTCGCCACCAGATCACATTGCACTG GGCTACATCGCGCGGACTCTTGCGGAGCAAGAGTGGGAAAAACTGCAACAGGCTCATGTCCTGGCGAACGTGCAGCAGGCGTTCGACGTGTCGAGCGATGCCGAGGGTGATGGTGACAACGAGAGTCTGCTCAGCTGCGCCGCCGACGTCATGAGCCCAACTGGGCACACGGATGCTCAGGCTCTTGCCCTTATGCTTCAGGAGCAGCTTGACGCCATCAACAATGAGATCAGGCTTATTCAG GAGGAAAAGCAAAGTACAGAGGCGCGAGCGGAAGAGCTGGAGTCAAGGGTGGGTAGTTTGGAACATATGAATTTATTAGCACGAGGCCGAAGTCTCGAACGTGCTTCTCCTCCACTTAGTGGCAGATCCACCCCAAAATCACATCACAGCCCCAACCGAGACTACTTGCACAAGTACCATACT GCACCAGCGTCAATGTCCCCAGCACATCTTCATCAATACGCCGCGTCTTTGGCTAGTCCGGGTCAACTCTCCGAGTCACTTCCTGCGAGCCAG TTGCAGCTCTCCGGCGAGGAGCTCCACTCGGTCTCGGAGAGGGACAGCACGGGCGGCATGGGCAGCGGTGGAAGCGAGGCGGCCTCGCCCCTCACGGCGAGGTCCCTCAGGCTCGAGCGCGTCGTCCAGCAGCTGACCAACAGTCAGGAAGAGCTCAGAAG ACGTGCCAACCAAAGCGGATTCCCAAGCGGCGGCTACTCCATGCACag GCATGGGCAGCCTAACAACGGGGCACTCAATTCTGGGACTCCGTCCCCATTGTCCTCGCGCCACAGCAGCCAGGACAGCCTGCACAAGAACAACCTGGCCTGCGGCCTTCCTCTTGGACAGTTCGCCGGTTCCCATCAGTTCCACATGCAGGCGACCATGAGTCCAGCCACGGCGGCAGCCGTTGCCGCGGCTCAGAAGAAGAAGGGTATCAAGAGCAGCCTCGGCAGGTTCTTCAGCAAGAAGGAGAAG ATCAAGGGCAAGGATATGTCAATGCCTGGTGATATGGGCATGGGAGTCAGTACACCCGACCCCGATTACGGCGAAATCGCAGCAGGTTCAGTAGCTGGAACGCTCTGTAACAAGGGCGATTTCGATCgtagaaaaaagaagag TATGCTCGACACGTCGAGGCACGAGCTGCTGACGGAGGCGATGAAAGCCGGAACGCCGTTCGCTCTGTGGAACGGGCCAACGATAGTCGCCTGGTTGGAGCTCTGGGTGGGAATGCCTGCCTGGTACGTTGCCGCCTGTCGGGCCAACGTTAAGAGCGGTGCTATTATGAGTGCGCTCAGTGATACCGAGATCCAACGCGAGATTGGCATTAG CAATCCATTGCATCGACTGAAATTGAGGCTGGCAATCCAGGAGATGGTCTCGCTGACGAGTCCCTCCGCCCCTAAAACGTCTCGGTCGACTCTGGCTTTCGGCGATATGAACCACGAGTGGATAGGCAATGTTTGGCTGCCGAGCCTTGGTTTACCGCAGTACCGGTCTACTTTCATGGAGTGCCTTGTAGACGCCAGAATGTTGGACCATCTCACCAAGAAAGACCTTCGAGGTCAACTTCGAATGGTGGATAATTTTCATAG AACGAGTTTGCAATACGGTATTTCCTGCCTAAAAAGATTAAATTACGATAGGCAACAATTAGAAGATAGAAGACGAATGGCTGAGGGTGCAAATGTCGATGTACTCGTCTGGAGTAACGACCGATGCATCAGATGGATACAATCAATAGGTTTGAAG GAATATGCAAATAGCCTTCTTGAATCTGGAGTTCACGGTGCCCTTATCGCTCTAGACGAAAGTTTTGATGCTAACAGTTTTGCATTGCAGCTGCAGATACCAACGCAAAATATACAG GCAAGACAAGTTCTGGAGATGGAATTCGCAAATTTATTAACGGTAGGGACCGAAAGGCGACTTGACGAGACTAACAGTATGAAATCTTGA
- the LOC100123800 gene encoding liprin-alpha-1 isoform X11 → MWNMMCDVMPTIVEDSISQRSSQFSGEDANFEHLMVSVLDERDKLMDSLRESQERLQEAESRLQELEKERDALNRQLDANIPQEFSQLTKELTTARESILEKEEEISELKAERNNTRLLLEHLECLVSRHERSLRMTVVKRQAAAQSGVSSEVEVLKALKSLFEHHKALDEKVRERLRVALERNTSLEEELAHTKEELQQYKVSGHAPKSLDDRPKENGQAEDSNQQQQQQQQNKPSPAEHQTTPSTAYQQQNQHEAQRDAPSSRLSNGALDPSDQDSAARVIELQASLDKQSVELSTWQRRVAEMSSRVAELEETLSKTQKDFLKAQDANVKLQRDLRENLAQKEDQEQRIATLEKRSLNAQREAISLHDLKEKLEQELQHKTAQLKFQEEKIAALQAKLELTEQELQQFAKLPEMEEQLKQRMEALTQVRRPNQAQERHGSAEDRIQRLETQLEEKTAEVIRLNQRLKMNEEHNTRLSSTVDKLLSESNERLQVHLKERMHALEEKNALTQELEKMRKVAEDLQNEKAEIMKELGKARLEIDNVKRQMLQQEIAFNIQQTDALTRSLSPNAVDPGSFSRSASHSSFDTHSLPRRAAKRMEEESKGYIARTLAEQEWEKLQQAHVLANVQQAFDVSSDAEGDGDNESLLSCAADVMSPTGHTDAQALALMLQEQLDAINNEIRLIQEEKQSTEARAEELESRVGSLEHMNLLARGRSLERASPPLSGRSTPKSHHSPNRDYLHKYHTAPASMSPAHLHQYAASLASPGQLSESLPASQLQLSGEELHSVSERDSTGGMGSGGSEAASPLTARSLRLERVVQQLTNSQEELRRRANQSGFPSGGYSMHRHGQPNNGALNSGTPSPLSSRHSSQDSLHKNNLACGLPLGQFAGSHQFHMQATMSPATAAAVAAAQKKKGIKSSLGRFFSKKEKIKGKDMSMPGDMGMGVSTPDPDYGEIAAGSVAGTLCNKGDFDRRKKKSMLDTSRHELLTEAMKAGTPFALWNGPTIVAWLELWVGMPAWYVAACRANVKSGAIMSALSDTEIQREIGISNPLHRLKLRLAIQEMVSLTSPSAPKTSRSTLAFGDMNHEWIGNVWLPSLGLPQYRSTFMECLVDARMLDHLTKKDLRGQLRMVDNFHRTSLQYGISCLKRLNYDRQQLEDRRRMAEGANVDVLVWSNDRCIRWIQSIGLKEYANSLLESGVHGALIALDESFDANSFALQLQIPTQNIQARQVLEMEFANLLTVGTERRLDETNSMKS, encoded by the exons GAATTCTCTCAGCTGACGAAAGAACTGACGACAGCCCGAGAAAGCATCCtcgagaaggaggaggagatcTCGGAGCTCAAGGCTGAGCGCAACAACACGAGG CTCCTGCTGGAACACCTGGAATGCCTGGTATCGAGGCACGAGAGATCGCTGAGGATGACCGTGGTGAAACGTCAGGCAGCCGCGCAATCGGGAGTCTCCTCCGAAGTCGAAGTGCTCAAAGCCCTCAAGAGCCTCTTTGAGCATCACAAAGCTTTGGACGAGAAG GTGCGCGAAAGATTGCGCGTCGCTCTCGAGAGGAACACGAGTCTGGAGGAGGAACTCGCCCATACCAAAGAAGAG CTTCAGCAGTACAAGGTGAGCGGCCATGCGCCGAAATCCCTGGACGATCGACCTAAGGAAAACGGCCAGGCGGAAGACAGCaaccaacagcagcagcaacagcagcagaatAAG CCGAGTCCAGCCGAGCATCAGACGACGCCGAGCACGGCTTACCAGCAGCAGAATCAGCATGAGGCACAAAGGGACGCGCCGTCCAGCCGACTGAGCAACGGTGCGCTGGACCCGAGTGACCAGGACTCGGCCGCCAGGGTAATTGAGTTACAGGccagcctcgacaagcag AGCGTAGAGCTGAGCACATGGCAACGTCGAGTAGCAGAAATGAGCAGCCGAGTGGCCGAGCTCGAGGAGACGCTGTCCAAGACGCAGAAGGACTTCCTCAAGGCACAAGACGCAAATGTCAAGCTGCAACGCGACCTGCGCGAAAATCTCGCCCAAAAAGAGGACCAAGAGCAGAGGATAGCTACCCTCGAGAAGCGCTCTCTCAACGCACAGCGCGAGGCCATCAGTCTCCATGACCTCAAAGAGAAGCTCGAGCAGGAATTACAGCACAAGACGGCTCAGCTCAAG TTCCAAGAGGAGAAAATAGCAGCTCTTCAGGCGAAACTGGAGCTCACCGAGCAAGAGCTGCAGCAGTTCGCCAAACTGCCCGAGATGGAAGAGCAGCTGAAGCAGAGGATGGAGGCTCTGACGCAGGTGAGGAGGCCCAACCAG GCTCAAGAGAGACACGGAAGTGCGGAGGACCGAATCCAGAGGCTGGAGACGCAGCTGGAGGAGAAGACTGCCGAGGTCATCCGGCTCAATCAGAGACTAAAGATGAACGAGGAACACAACACTAGGCTCAGCTCGACCGTCGATAAACTTCTTTCCG AATCCAACGAGAGGTTACAAGTCCATCTGAAGGAGCGCATGCACGCATTGGAGGAGAAGAACGCTCTGACGCAGGAGCTGGAGAAGATGCGCAAGGTCGCGGAGGACCTGCAGAACGAGAAGGCCGAGATAATGAAGGAGTTGGGCAAGGCGCGACTCGAGATCGACAACGTCAAGCGCCAGATGCTCCAACAAGAGATCGCCTTCAACATCCAGCAGACTGACGCATTGACGAGAAGCCTCTCACCCAATGCCGTCGATCCGGGCTCGTTCTCGCGTAGTGCCAGCCACAGCAGCTTCGACACGCACTCGTTGCCTCGACGGGCCGCCAAAAGGATGGAAGAAGAGTCCAAG GGCTACATCGCGCGGACTCTTGCGGAGCAAGAGTGGGAAAAACTGCAACAGGCTCATGTCCTGGCGAACGTGCAGCAGGCGTTCGACGTGTCGAGCGATGCCGAGGGTGATGGTGACAACGAGAGTCTGCTCAGCTGCGCCGCCGACGTCATGAGCCCAACTGGGCACACGGATGCTCAGGCTCTTGCCCTTATGCTTCAGGAGCAGCTTGACGCCATCAACAATGAGATCAGGCTTATTCAG GAGGAAAAGCAAAGTACAGAGGCGCGAGCGGAAGAGCTGGAGTCAAGGGTGGGTAGTTTGGAACATATGAATTTATTAGCACGAGGCCGAAGTCTCGAACGTGCTTCTCCTCCACTTAGTGGCAGATCCACCCCAAAATCACATCACAGCCCCAACCGAGACTACTTGCACAAGTACCATACT GCACCAGCGTCAATGTCCCCAGCACATCTTCATCAATACGCCGCGTCTTTGGCTAGTCCGGGTCAACTCTCCGAGTCACTTCCTGCGAGCCAG TTGCAGCTCTCCGGCGAGGAGCTCCACTCGGTCTCGGAGAGGGACAGCACGGGCGGCATGGGCAGCGGTGGAAGCGAGGCGGCCTCGCCCCTCACGGCGAGGTCCCTCAGGCTCGAGCGCGTCGTCCAGCAGCTGACCAACAGTCAGGAAGAGCTCAGAAG ACGTGCCAACCAAAGCGGATTCCCAAGCGGCGGCTACTCCATGCACag GCATGGGCAGCCTAACAACGGGGCACTCAATTCTGGGACTCCGTCCCCATTGTCCTCGCGCCACAGCAGCCAGGACAGCCTGCACAAGAACAACCTGGCCTGCGGCCTTCCTCTTGGACAGTTCGCCGGTTCCCATCAGTTCCACATGCAGGCGACCATGAGTCCAGCCACGGCGGCAGCCGTTGCCGCGGCTCAGAAGAAGAAGGGTATCAAGAGCAGCCTCGGCAGGTTCTTCAGCAAGAAGGAGAAG ATCAAGGGCAAGGATATGTCAATGCCTGGTGATATGGGCATGGGAGTCAGTACACCCGACCCCGATTACGGCGAAATCGCAGCAGGTTCAGTAGCTGGAACGCTCTGTAACAAGGGCGATTTCGATCgtagaaaaaagaagag TATGCTCGACACGTCGAGGCACGAGCTGCTGACGGAGGCGATGAAAGCCGGAACGCCGTTCGCTCTGTGGAACGGGCCAACGATAGTCGCCTGGTTGGAGCTCTGGGTGGGAATGCCTGCCTGGTACGTTGCCGCCTGTCGGGCCAACGTTAAGAGCGGTGCTATTATGAGTGCGCTCAGTGATACCGAGATCCAACGCGAGATTGGCATTAG CAATCCATTGCATCGACTGAAATTGAGGCTGGCAATCCAGGAGATGGTCTCGCTGACGAGTCCCTCCGCCCCTAAAACGTCTCGGTCGACTCTGGCTTTCGGCGATATGAACCACGAGTGGATAGGCAATGTTTGGCTGCCGAGCCTTGGTTTACCGCAGTACCGGTCTACTTTCATGGAGTGCCTTGTAGACGCCAGAATGTTGGACCATCTCACCAAGAAAGACCTTCGAGGTCAACTTCGAATGGTGGATAATTTTCATAG AACGAGTTTGCAATACGGTATTTCCTGCCTAAAAAGATTAAATTACGATAGGCAACAATTAGAAGATAGAAGACGAATGGCTGAGGGTGCAAATGTCGATGTACTCGTCTGGAGTAACGACCGATGCATCAGATGGATACAATCAATAGGTTTGAAG GAATATGCAAATAGCCTTCTTGAATCTGGAGTTCACGGTGCCCTTATCGCTCTAGACGAAAGTTTTGATGCTAACAGTTTTGCATTGCAGCTGCAGATACCAACGCAAAATATACAG GCAAGACAAGTTCTGGAGATGGAATTCGCAAATTTATTAACGGTAGGGACCGAAAGGCGACTTGACGAGACTAACAGTATGAAATCTTGA
- the LOC100123800 gene encoding liprin-alpha-1 isoform X2 — protein MWNMMCDVMPTIVEDSISQRSSQFSGEDANFEHLMVSVLDERDKLMDSLRESQERLQEAESRLQELEKERDALNRQLDANIPQEFSQLTKELTTARESILEKEEEISELKAERNNTRLLLEHLECLVSRHERSLRMTVVKRQAAAQSGVSSEVEVLKALKSLFEHHKALDEKVRERLRVALERNTSLEEELAHTKEELQQYKVSGHAPKSLDDRPKENGQAEDSNQQQQQQQQNKPSPAEHQTTPSTAYQQQNQHEAQRDAPSSRLSNGALDPSDQDSAARVIELQASLDKQSVELSTWQRRVAEMSSRVAELEETLSKTQKDFLKAQDANVKLQRDLRENLAQKEDQEQRIATLEKRSLNAQREAISLHDLKEKLEQELQHKTAQLKFQEEKIAALQAKLELTEQELQQFAKLPEMEEQLKQRMEALTQVRRPNQAQERHGSAEDRIQRLETQLEEKTAEVIRLNQRLKMNEEHNTRLSSTVDKLLSESNERLQVHLKERMHALEEKNALTQELEKMRKVAEDLQNEKAEIMKELGKARLEIDNVKRQMLQQEIAFNIQQTDALTRSLSPNAVDPGSFSRSASHSSFDTHSLPRRAAKRMEEESKRYTESFGMSPPDHIALGYIARTLAEQEWEKLQQAHVLANVQQAFDVSSDAEGDGDNESLLSCAADVMSPTGHTDAQALALMLQEQLDAINNEIRLIQEEKQSTEARAEELESRVGSLEHMNLLARGRSLERASPPLSGRSTPKSHHSPNRDYLHKYHTAPASMSPAHLHQYAASLASPGQLSESLPASQLQLSGEELHSVSERDSTGGMGSGGSEAASPLTARSLRLERVVQQLTNSQEELRRRANQSGFPSGGYSMHRHGQPNNGALNSGTPSPLSSRHSSQDSLHKNNLACGLPLGQFAGSHQFHMQATMSPATAAAVAAAQKKKGIKSSLGRFFSKKEKIKGKDMSMPGDMGMGVSTPDPDYGEIAAGSVAGTLCNKGDFDRRKKKSMLDTSRHELLTEAMKAGTPFALWNGPTIVAWLELWVGMPAWYVAACRANVKSGAIMSALSDTEIQREIGISNPLHRLKLRLAIQEMVSLTSPSAPKTSRSTLAFGDMNHEWIGNVWLPSLGLPQYRSTFMECLVDARMLDHLTKKDLRGQLRMVDNFHRTSLQYGISCLKRLNYDRQQLEDRRRMAEGANVDVLVWSNDRCIRWIQSIGLKEYANSLLESGVHGALIALDESFDANSFALQLQIPTQNIQARQVLEMEFANLLTVGTERRLDETNSMKS, from the exons GAATTCTCTCAGCTGACGAAAGAACTGACGACAGCCCGAGAAAGCATCCtcgagaaggaggaggagatcTCGGAGCTCAAGGCTGAGCGCAACAACACGAGG CTCCTGCTGGAACACCTGGAATGCCTGGTATCGAGGCACGAGAGATCGCTGAGGATGACCGTGGTGAAACGTCAGGCAGCCGCGCAATCGGGAGTCTCCTCCGAAGTCGAAGTGCTCAAAGCCCTCAAGAGCCTCTTTGAGCATCACAAAGCTTTGGACGAGAAG GTGCGCGAAAGATTGCGCGTCGCTCTCGAGAGGAACACGAGTCTGGAGGAGGAACTCGCCCATACCAAAGAAGAG CTTCAGCAGTACAAGGTGAGCGGCCATGCGCCGAAATCCCTGGACGATCGACCTAAGGAAAACGGCCAGGCGGAAGACAGCaaccaacagcagcagcaacagcagcagaatAAG CCGAGTCCAGCCGAGCATCAGACGACGCCGAGCACGGCTTACCAGCAGCAGAATCAGCATGAGGCACAAAGGGACGCGCCGTCCAGCCGACTGAGCAACGGTGCGCTGGACCCGAGTGACCAGGACTCGGCCGCCAGGGTAATTGAGTTACAGGccagcctcgacaagcag AGCGTAGAGCTGAGCACATGGCAACGTCGAGTAGCAGAAATGAGCAGCCGAGTGGCCGAGCTCGAGGAGACGCTGTCCAAGACGCAGAAGGACTTCCTCAAGGCACAAGACGCAAATGTCAAGCTGCAACGCGACCTGCGCGAAAATCTCGCCCAAAAAGAGGACCAAGAGCAGAGGATAGCTACCCTCGAGAAGCGCTCTCTCAACGCACAGCGCGAGGCCATCAGTCTCCATGACCTCAAAGAGAAGCTCGAGCAGGAATTACAGCACAAGACGGCTCAGCTCAAG TTCCAAGAGGAGAAAATAGCAGCTCTTCAGGCGAAACTGGAGCTCACCGAGCAAGAGCTGCAGCAGTTCGCCAAACTGCCCGAGATGGAAGAGCAGCTGAAGCAGAGGATGGAGGCTCTGACGCAGGTGAGGAGGCCCAACCAG GCTCAAGAGAGACACGGAAGTGCGGAGGACCGAATCCAGAGGCTGGAGACGCAGCTGGAGGAGAAGACTGCCGAGGTCATCCGGCTCAATCAGAGACTAAAGATGAACGAGGAACACAACACTAGGCTCAGCTCGACCGTCGATAAACTTCTTTCCG AATCCAACGAGAGGTTACAAGTCCATCTGAAGGAGCGCATGCACGCATTGGAGGAGAAGAACGCTCTGACGCAGGAGCTGGAGAAGATGCGCAAGGTCGCGGAGGACCTGCAGAACGAGAAGGCCGAGATAATGAAGGAGTTGGGCAAGGCGCGACTCGAGATCGACAACGTCAAGCGCCAGATGCTCCAACAAGAGATCGCCTTCAACATCCAGCAGACTGACGCATTGACGAGAAGCCTCTCACCCAATGCCGTCGATCCGGGCTCGTTCTCGCGTAGTGCCAGCCACAGCAGCTTCGACACGCACTCGTTGCCTCGACGGGCCGCCAAAAGGATGGAAGAAGAGTCCAAG CGGTATACCGAAAGCTTTGGAATGTCGCCACCAGATCACATTGCACTG GGCTACATCGCGCGGACTCTTGCGGAGCAAGAGTGGGAAAAACTGCAACAGGCTCATGTCCTGGCGAACGTGCAGCAGGCGTTCGACGTGTCGAGCGATGCCGAGGGTGATGGTGACAACGAGAGTCTGCTCAGCTGCGCCGCCGACGTCATGAGCCCAACTGGGCACACGGATGCTCAGGCTCTTGCCCTTATGCTTCAGGAGCAGCTTGACGCCATCAACAATGAGATCAGGCTTATTCAG GAGGAAAAGCAAAGTACAGAGGCGCGAGCGGAAGAGCTGGAGTCAAGGGTGGGTAGTTTGGAACATATGAATTTATTAGCACGAGGCCGAAGTCTCGAACGTGCTTCTCCTCCACTTAGTGGCAGATCCACCCCAAAATCACATCACAGCCCCAACCGAGACTACTTGCACAAGTACCATACT GCACCAGCGTCAATGTCCCCAGCACATCTTCATCAATACGCCGCGTCTTTGGCTAGTCCGGGTCAACTCTCCGAGTCACTTCCTGCGAGCCAG TTGCAGCTCTCCGGCGAGGAGCTCCACTCGGTCTCGGAGAGGGACAGCACGGGCGGCATGGGCAGCGGTGGAAGCGAGGCGGCCTCGCCCCTCACGGCGAGGTCCCTCAGGCTCGAGCGCGTCGTCCAGCAGCTGACCAACAGTCAGGAAGAGCTCAGAAG ACGTGCCAACCAAAGCGGATTCCCAAGCGGCGGCTACTCCATGCACag GCATGGGCAGCCTAACAACGGGGCACTCAATTCTGGGACTCCGTCCCCATTGTCCTCGCGCCACAGCAGCCAGGACAGCCTGCACAAGAACAACCTGGCCTGCGGCCTTCCTCTTGGACAGTTCGCCGGTTCCCATCAGTTCCACATGCAGGCGACCATGAGTCCAGCCACGGCGGCAGCCGTTGCCGCGGCTCAGAAGAAGAAGGGTATCAAGAGCAGCCTCGGCAGGTTCTTCAGCAAGAAGGAGAAG ATCAAGGGCAAGGATATGTCAATGCCTGGTGATATGGGCATGGGAGTCAGTACACCCGACCCCGATTACGGCGAAATCGCAGCAGGTTCAGTAGCTGGAACGCTCTGTAACAAGGGCGATTTCGATCgtagaaaaaagaagag TATGCTCGACACGTCGAGGCACGAGCTGCTGACGGAGGCGATGAAAGCCGGAACGCCGTTCGCTCTGTGGAACGGGCCAACGATAGTCGCCTGGTTGGAGCTCTGGGTGGGAATGCCTGCCTGGTACGTTGCCGCCTGTCGGGCCAACGTTAAGAGCGGTGCTATTATGAGTGCGCTCAGTGATACCGAGATCCAACGCGAGATTGGCATTAG CAATCCATTGCATCGACTGAAATTGAGGCTGGCAATCCAGGAGATGGTCTCGCTGACGAGTCCCTCCGCCCCTAAAACGTCTCGGTCGACTCTGGCTTTCGGCGATATGAACCACGAGTGGATAGGCAATGTTTGGCTGCCGAGCCTTGGTTTACCGCAGTACCGGTCTACTTTCATGGAGTGCCTTGTAGACGCCAGAATGTTGGACCATCTCACCAAGAAAGACCTTCGAGGTCAACTTCGAATGGTGGATAATTTTCATAG AACGAGTTTGCAATACGGTATTTCCTGCCTAAAAAGATTAAATTACGATAGGCAACAATTAGAAGATAGAAGACGAATGGCTGAGGGTGCAAATGTCGATGTACTCGTCTGGAGTAACGACCGATGCATCAGATGGATACAATCAATAGGTTTGAAG GAATATGCAAATAGCCTTCTTGAATCTGGAGTTCACGGTGCCCTTATCGCTCTAGACGAAAGTTTTGATGCTAACAGTTTTGCATTGCAGCTGCAGATACCAACGCAAAATATACAG GCAAGACAAGTTCTGGAGATGGAATTCGCAAATTTATTAACGGTAGGGACCGAAAGGCGACTTGACGAGACTAACAGTATGAAATCTTGA